The window ACTCGGCGACGGTCTGGTGCATGACCACGTTCTGATCGCTGTTCCAGTACCAGACGTCGTCGCCTTGGCGGATCAGGTCGGTCTCGGCGAGGTCGCCGTAGAGAGCGAGCCGGTACGTGGACTCGTCGGAGAACCACACCCGAGCACTAGTGGCGCCGCTGAGCAGGGCCAACGGAGAACTGGTCGCGCCGGCCATACTCGGCAGCTCCGGGATCCCCACGTCAGCCGAGTGCACGATCGTGCCGGCGAGCGGGACGTCGCCGGATTCGGCCAGCCCGACCAGCAGCTCGCCCGCACTCCGCTCGGGCAGCTCGGAATCCGCATCCGCGATCATCGGCACCGCCACGGCGGTGGCCAAGACCACAGAGGCGATGGTCAGCGGCACCGTCCACGGCAGCTTGGACGAACTGAAAAAGGCGGATCGGAACGTTCTCGTAGCCATCTAGATCTCCCTCTGGCAGGTTAGCGCACTACTCACTCTGCAGGCCCAGCGCTGTGAAGACCCTGAGAGGTTGGCCGCCGCCGGAACTCGCGCCATGACATAAAGAGCGAGACACTAATGCCCTCACCGGAAATACCCGCTCCCGAAATCGGGGCTTGCAACGGGGCGCCGGTGCGGGCAAGGAGGGACCTTTTTCGATGCGCATTCTGGTTGTCGAAGACGAACGCGGGCTCGCTCGCGCGCTGAAGCGCGGGCTCACCGCCGAGGGGTTCTCCGTCGAACTCGCCGCGGACGGGATGGAAGGGCTCCACCTGGCCCGGGAGAACCCCTACGACGCGATCGTGCTGGACATCATGCTCCCGTCGCTCTCCGGCTACCGCATCTGCCAAGCGCTGCGCGCCGAAGGCAACTGGGTTCCCATTCTCATGCTCTCCGCCAAGGACGGCGAATACGATCAAGCCGACGGGCTGGACGTCGGGGCAGACGACTACCTGACCAAGCCGTTCTCGTATGTGGTGCTGGTAGCCCGGCTCCGGGCTCTGATGCGCCGTGGCGCCCCGGAGCGGCCCGCAGTACTGACCAGCGGCGACCTCTCTCTCGATCCCGCGACCCGCACAGTCCGCCGCGGCACGGAAACGGTGGCGCTGACGCCTCGCGAGTTCGGTGTGCTGCACTATCTGATGTACAAGCGTGGCGAGGTGGTCTCCAAGCTCGAACTGCTGGAGCACGTGTGGGATCCGCACTACGACGGCGACCCGAACATCGTCGAGGTGTACGTCGGATACCTGCGCCGCAAGATCGACACCCCGTTCGACCGGAACAGCCTCAAGACGGTTCGCGGAGCGGGATACCGCCTCATCGACGACCACGTGACATGACCCCGGGACCGACCGAGATGAGCGGCCGCTCGCCCTGGTCCGTCCGGCTCAAGCTCTCCCTGCGGGCGCAACTCACCATCGCCGCGACCACCGTCGCCGCGCTGGTCCTCACCGTCGGTGGGACTCTCACGCTGATCATGCTCCAGCAGACGCTGCTGCGGGAACTGGACGAGTCCGCCCGCAGCCACGGCCATGACATCGCCGCGCTCGTCGAGGCCGATCGTCTCACCAACCCCCTACCGAGTTCGGGGGCCGCCATCGCGCAGGTCGTCGACGCCCAAGGCCGTGTGCTGGCATCGACACCAGGCGGCGACCGGCTGGTGCCGATCCTGAGCCGGGACGATCTGGCCGTGGTGCGAGCAGGTGAGGCGATCGACATGCCCGGCACCCGGATCGGGCAGCCGGAGCCGTTCCGGGCCATAGGTATCGAGACCGGCCCTCCGGACGGACCTCAGACGGTGCTCGTCGCGGTGTCGCTGGCCGAGCAGCGGCGTACGGCCAACTTGCTCAGGCTCGCGATCGTCGGGGCCGGCGTGGTCGTGGCCGCGGCTGTGGGTTTGCTGAGCTGGTTCGTCACGGGGCGGACGCTCCGGCCGGTCGAGCAGTTGCGCAGCGGTGCCGCCGAGATCACCGGAACCGGCGAACAACGTCTGCTGCCGGTGCCGGTCGCCCGGGATGAGCTGCACCGGCTGGCCACCACCCTCAACGACATGCTGAAACGCCTCGAGGCGGCCTCTGCCCGGCAGCGCGCGTTCGTCGCCGATGCCGCCCACGAGCTGCGCAGCCCGATCGCGGCGCTGCGGACCGAGCTGGAAGTCGGGCTCGCCCATCCGGACGCCGTCGACCCGTACGAAACCGCCCGTGAAGCGCTCGCCGAGGTGGAGCGGATGGAGCGGCTGGTCGAAGACCTGCTGATTCTGGCTCGCCTCGACGAGCCACGGCGCCGGACGTCCACCGACGTCGACCTGCGTGACGTGACCCGCGACGTCGTCGATCAGCTGCGCGACCCCCGGGTGCCGATACGTGTCGACGCCACGGAGTCGGCCTGGGTGTTCGGGGATCCCCACGCGCTGGGCCGCTTGGTCCGCAACCTGGTCGACAACGCGGTCCGGCATGCCGTCACCGGGGTGGACGTCGACGTCCGCAGCCTCGGCATCCTCACTGAGCTGCGGGTGAGCAACGACGGCCCGCCTGTCCCACTCGCCGACCGGGAGCGGATCTTCGAACGTTTCACCAGACTGGACGACGCCCGGGGCCGCGACGCCGGTGGCACCGGCCTGGGCTTGGCGATCGTCCGCGAGATCGCCCAGGCGCACGGCGGGCACGTGACGGTGGGCGACGCCTTTCCCGGTGCCCGATTCACCGTCCGGCTGCCGGTCCGCCACTCCGGCACACGCCTCTCGTGATCATTGGCACTTGACCACCGAATTCGGTGGTCAAGTGCCAATGATCATGGGATACGCTCGGCGCTCATGACCATCAGTTCCCGCAGCGACGAACTCCTCATCCGGCCGTGCACCAAGCAGTACAAGAAGATGGTCGCGGCCGCGCCGCTCTTCTTGATAGTGCCCGCGGTGGCTCTCGTCGTGCGGGAGGGCCTGCCCGCTTTCGCCTTGCTCGTGGCGACGGTGCTGAGCTGCGTCGTCATCATGTACTTCTACTTCCGGGGCGTCTACGTCGTGCTCACACCTACCGAAGTCGGCCGCTCCGGATTCACCTCGCGACGCAAGATGTGGCCCCGCACCGACGTCGCCGCGATCGTCGTCGGCCACATCTACCTGTCGATCGTCGACAGCCGAAGCGCGGAGAACGTGTTTCTGCTCGACCGCGCCGGGCGGACCATCATTCGTCTACGCAGCACCCATTGGGCGCAGGAGGACCGCGACGCGCTCGTCGCCCGCCTGGGGATAGCACCGGTCGTCCACCCGGACTTGGTGAATCCACCCGAGTTCGCCAAGGTATACCCCAAAGCGCTGCCCTGGTACGAAAGACTGAGCTTCGCCAAGATGGTGCTGCTGACCTTCGGCTTCGTCATCCTCCTGTTCGTGGTCATCGCGCTCGTCGTCGCGATGACGCTGTAGCACGGCCCAGCCCACGTTCCGGCCAGGGCTCGCTCCATACGTCGCATTACTCCGCGTGGCGCCCGGAGCCTCAAATCGTGGGTCGCTGCCGGATCTGAGATAGCGCAGGGGTAAGAATGGGGCGCATGGCACGCGGAACCAAGACTCCCCCACCTGAGGACTTCGAAGAGACGATCATCGATGTAGACGTGTCCGAGGAGATGCGCGGCAGCTTCCTCGAGTACGCCTACTCGGTCATCTACTCCCGCGCGATCCCCGACGCACGAGACGGGCTGAAGCCGGTACAGCGGCGAATCCTGTTCCAGATGCATGAGATGGGTCTGCGGCCAGACCGCGCCCACGTCAAGTGCGGCCGCGTCGTCGGCGACGTCATGGGCAAGCTGCACCCGCACGGCGACGGCGCCATCTACGACACCTTGGTGCGGATGGCCCAGTCCTGGGCCATGCGGGTCCCGCTG is drawn from Phytoactinopolyspora mesophila and contains these coding sequences:
- a CDS encoding response regulator transcription factor, whose translation is MRILVVEDERGLARALKRGLTAEGFSVELAADGMEGLHLARENPYDAIVLDIMLPSLSGYRICQALRAEGNWVPILMLSAKDGEYDQADGLDVGADDYLTKPFSYVVLVARLRALMRRGAPERPAVLTSGDLSLDPATRTVRRGTETVALTPREFGVLHYLMYKRGEVVSKLELLEHVWDPHYDGDPNIVEVYVGYLRRKIDTPFDRNSLKTVRGAGYRLIDDHVT
- a CDS encoding sensor histidine kinase, coding for MTPGPTEMSGRSPWSVRLKLSLRAQLTIAATTVAALVLTVGGTLTLIMLQQTLLRELDESARSHGHDIAALVEADRLTNPLPSSGAAIAQVVDAQGRVLASTPGGDRLVPILSRDDLAVVRAGEAIDMPGTRIGQPEPFRAIGIETGPPDGPQTVLVAVSLAEQRRTANLLRLAIVGAGVVVAAAVGLLSWFVTGRTLRPVEQLRSGAAEITGTGEQRLLPVPVARDELHRLATTLNDMLKRLEAASARQRAFVADAAHELRSPIAALRTELEVGLAHPDAVDPYETAREALAEVERMERLVEDLLILARLDEPRRRTSTDVDLRDVTRDVVDQLRDPRVPIRVDATESAWVFGDPHALGRLVRNLVDNAVRHAVTGVDVDVRSLGILTELRVSNDGPPVPLADRERIFERFTRLDDARGRDAGGTGLGLAIVREIAQAHGGHVTVGDAFPGARFTVRLPVRHSGTRLS